In a genomic window of Spirosoma agri:
- a CDS encoding tape measure protein, whose amino-acid sequence MSVTGGGPLSFDLAVRDVNYASQLDAAERRMLGFTSSTIRETSKIDQQFSRLGQLAAGYFSFQALSQLPAQILKTRSEFQSLEIAFTTMLRSKTKAEALLSDTRNFATNTPFGLKEAANGAKQLLAYGFAAKDLIPTLSRLGDISAGLGLPLERLTFLYGTTKTQGRLFAQDLNQFVGSGIPLISELAKQFGVGEEAVRKLVEEGKVGFPEVKKAIESMTSTGGLFAGTLDAQSKSLNGLRERLSDAYEGMLNDIGKQNEEIIGGVLTTVTEAVLHYQDFIEILQVVVATYGAYKAALLLSNVAQLKDIAFTEAQAIAKAQAANSLGFLTLSQTKAAASTALLTRAQVLLNGSLLANPYVLIATALAGLAAAYFTFREEALEVKSAQFLLSESSKGVSTDLRKQSIEVTSLTGILKNQNVAESERRAAYDKINAITPDILKGLDYEKAKTADLTKEVNLYLASLEKKIRLEAAQGALKSAIEQDIEAAEKLKKAEDDLVRKRADAKKKPTLPTGPDARGGGVGAFQDANAAQRELEQAIETKKKTGDVINQINGNISTLYKAGTKDAINAEIQRLETVRGSIDKLSPAYKDNEIRLAELTKQRDALNSSETKGHAVQAITIEYLDAEIKKKKESLDLNKGDKANAQIRKEIETLEAQKRRLTGDKTKAEKDADKVGPYGSVSYWENISKKAQEILDRTPADQKGKIAQQQAIKLNADQMAEEARKKIATRSFDEEISYKREQYELYQRWVDAYGKQAADTQFAELIKSGQGYLDYLNTQIAALEAKKSSGKLSPTDTKNLSGLLDQRNDITAKKSGIDLFREGLEKARNESTTLAGYLSVLKQKQEELNAKPDTKEYFELRRQVAEQIVGTQQDLRTQLGQYLADVTGSEEQRLAITRKYADLRAGLLEQYQGKRTSVGKVGEYQGKLGQLNQGEADEIKEVNERAVQASKAFKKLDEVILESGRAAMKKRLALLNDALEKEKLLADTQEYQSKLKERNDLQLAIKDDDLSRINEYGQLVAQLGEAYMQLGGEIGDAGAFMSGFASNLSMITAAFKENMTAAEGMQLILSATVNIVSSITSAAAQRKQAEEAYYASVIAQQKEYNQLLNEQIGMQAEQNENVFTKDYEGRLKDRFAQLQGATKGYMESLRKLSEGQAKTGQRDKVDWGAVGKNAASGAAIGTAIAGPIGTAIGAIAGGLIGLFGAKKKADEFASLLGTYPELISKTKDGQTEFNKELATTLINQGLVDDKTKALLQDTLDWADQMEKAKAAIKEIVRDLVGGLGDKLRDNLVNAFKEGTDAATAFGSAVSDILENLVTKMLFSQAFNGVLTDLQEEMSKSLDTQNGGDGSVIDDFQRFNENSKESLEQYNLWLKQFQDAAAASGISVLKPTNSTTSTPNSVSGAIKSITEETAGILASQIGAIRITQADTNQAVRESLVFLSNISSNSNYLSYLKSMDERLGRIESNGKSDPLRAKGV is encoded by the coding sequence ATGAGCGTAACTGGCGGTGGTCCCCTTAGTTTTGATTTGGCTGTGAGAGATGTGAACTACGCTTCACAACTAGATGCAGCCGAACGTCGGATGTTAGGATTTACTTCATCCACGATTCGTGAGACATCAAAAATAGACCAGCAGTTTTCCCGGCTGGGGCAATTGGCCGCTGGTTACTTTTCATTTCAAGCCCTCTCACAACTACCTGCCCAGATACTTAAAACGCGTTCCGAATTTCAAAGTTTAGAGATAGCGTTTACCACAATGCTACGCTCTAAAACGAAAGCGGAGGCATTATTAAGCGACACCCGAAACTTTGCAACCAATACCCCTTTTGGGTTAAAAGAAGCCGCCAATGGAGCTAAACAGCTACTTGCTTACGGATTTGCGGCCAAAGACCTTATCCCAACTCTTAGCCGGTTGGGGGACATATCCGCCGGATTGGGCTTACCATTGGAAAGGCTCACATTTTTGTACGGTACGACTAAAACGCAGGGGCGGCTATTCGCGCAAGACCTTAACCAGTTTGTCGGTTCTGGCATACCCCTCATAAGTGAACTGGCTAAACAGTTTGGGGTGGGTGAGGAGGCCGTTAGAAAACTAGTTGAGGAAGGTAAAGTAGGTTTTCCAGAGGTCAAGAAAGCCATTGAAAGCATGACCTCTACGGGCGGTCTGTTTGCTGGTACACTGGACGCACAAAGTAAATCACTGAACGGTCTAAGGGAGCGGCTTAGTGATGCTTACGAGGGGATGTTGAATGACATCGGAAAGCAGAATGAGGAAATCATTGGCGGGGTACTTACAACTGTTACAGAGGCCGTTCTTCACTATCAGGACTTCATTGAGATTCTGCAAGTTGTCGTAGCAACCTACGGTGCGTACAAAGCCGCTTTGCTGCTGTCAAATGTTGCCCAGCTAAAGGATATTGCTTTTACCGAAGCGCAGGCCATAGCCAAAGCACAGGCGGCAAATTCGCTCGGCTTTTTGACCCTTTCCCAGACGAAGGCGGCGGCTTCGACGGCCCTCCTTACCCGCGCTCAGGTTCTTCTCAATGGTTCCTTACTGGCAAACCCCTACGTTTTAATTGCTACCGCCTTAGCTGGTTTGGCAGCGGCCTATTTCACATTTAGAGAGGAGGCTTTAGAGGTTAAATCCGCACAGTTTTTATTGTCCGAATCCAGCAAGGGTGTGTCCACTGATCTGCGTAAACAGTCGATCGAGGTTACCAGCCTGACTGGTATTCTCAAAAATCAGAATGTTGCTGAATCAGAACGTCGGGCAGCCTACGATAAGATCAACGCCATCACACCGGACATTCTGAAAGGGCTTGACTACGAAAAAGCCAAAACAGCTGATCTCACCAAAGAAGTCAACCTGTATCTGGCCAGTCTCGAAAAGAAAATCCGGTTAGAAGCGGCCCAGGGTGCGTTGAAATCAGCCATCGAACAGGATATCGAAGCCGCTGAAAAGCTCAAAAAAGCTGAAGATGATCTGGTTCGTAAACGGGCAGATGCTAAGAAAAAGCCAACCTTACCGACTGGTCCGGATGCTCGTGGAGGTGGTGTGGGGGCGTTTCAGGATGCCAACGCAGCCCAGCGCGAACTGGAACAGGCCATTGAAACCAAGAAAAAAACGGGGGATGTCATCAACCAGATCAATGGCAACATCTCCACGTTGTACAAGGCCGGTACCAAAGATGCCATCAACGCAGAGATTCAGCGTCTGGAAACGGTTCGTGGCTCCATTGATAAACTGAGCCCAGCCTATAAAGACAATGAGATTAGGCTGGCTGAACTCACCAAACAGCGTGATGCGCTGAATTCGTCGGAGACTAAAGGCCACGCAGTTCAGGCTATTACGATTGAGTATCTGGATGCTGAGATTAAGAAGAAAAAAGAATCGCTCGATCTCAACAAAGGCGATAAAGCCAATGCCCAGATCCGCAAGGAAATTGAAACCCTTGAAGCCCAGAAACGGCGGCTGACGGGTGATAAGACCAAAGCGGAAAAAGATGCGGACAAGGTTGGTCCGTACGGATCCGTATCCTATTGGGAAAATATTTCCAAAAAGGCTCAGGAGATTCTGGATAGAACCCCCGCTGATCAGAAGGGAAAAATTGCCCAGCAGCAGGCTATCAAGCTGAACGCGGACCAGATGGCTGAAGAAGCTCGTAAGAAGATCGCAACCCGGTCGTTCGACGAGGAAATCAGCTACAAGCGTGAACAGTACGAGTTGTATCAACGCTGGGTAGATGCCTACGGTAAGCAGGCAGCCGATACCCAGTTTGCTGAACTCATCAAAAGCGGTCAGGGCTATCTCGACTACCTCAATACCCAGATTGCCGCGCTGGAAGCCAAGAAAAGCAGTGGCAAGCTATCGCCAACCGATACCAAGAATCTGAGTGGTCTGCTCGATCAGCGGAATGATATCACCGCGAAAAAATCCGGCATTGATCTGTTTCGTGAGGGACTGGAAAAAGCGCGTAATGAGTCCACCACACTGGCCGGGTACCTGAGTGTCCTCAAACAGAAACAGGAGGAACTGAATGCCAAGCCGGATACCAAAGAGTATTTTGAACTTCGTCGTCAGGTCGCTGAACAGATCGTTGGTACCCAGCAGGATCTGCGTACGCAGTTGGGCCAGTATTTGGCGGACGTGACGGGATCGGAGGAACAGCGGTTAGCCATCACCCGCAAATACGCTGATCTACGGGCTGGCCTACTGGAACAGTACCAGGGCAAGCGGACCAGTGTGGGCAAGGTAGGGGAGTACCAGGGCAAACTGGGTCAACTCAATCAGGGTGAAGCTGATGAGATAAAAGAGGTCAACGAACGGGCAGTTCAGGCATCCAAAGCCTTCAAAAAACTGGATGAGGTCATTCTTGAATCAGGCCGTGCGGCCATGAAAAAGCGGCTGGCACTCCTGAACGATGCGCTAGAAAAAGAGAAGCTACTAGCCGACACGCAGGAGTACCAGAGTAAACTCAAAGAGCGCAATGATCTACAGCTGGCCATCAAGGATGATGATCTGAGCCGGATCAATGAGTATGGTCAGCTCGTGGCTCAACTGGGTGAGGCATACATGCAGCTGGGCGGAGAAATCGGTGATGCAGGAGCGTTCATGTCTGGTTTTGCCAGTAACCTGAGCATGATAACCGCTGCCTTTAAGGAGAACATGACCGCAGCGGAGGGAATGCAGTTGATCCTGTCCGCAACAGTCAATATCGTTAGTTCGATTACGTCCGCAGCGGCCCAGCGCAAACAGGCAGAAGAGGCTTACTACGCGTCGGTCATTGCCCAGCAAAAGGAGTATAACCAGTTGCTCAATGAGCAGATTGGTATGCAGGCAGAGCAGAACGAGAACGTTTTCACGAAGGACTATGAAGGTCGGTTGAAAGATCGTTTTGCTCAGTTGCAGGGTGCGACAAAGGGCTACATGGAATCGCTCCGCAAGCTCAGTGAAGGGCAGGCTAAAACCGGTCAGCGTGATAAAGTGGACTGGGGTGCGGTGGGTAAAAATGCCGCATCCGGTGCCGCGATCGGTACCGCAATCGCGGGTCCGATCGGCACGGCCATAGGTGCCATTGCGGGGGGGCTGATTGGATTGTTTGGTGCCAAGAAAAAAGCGGACGAGTTCGCTTCGCTACTGGGTACTTATCCGGAACTGATCAGCAAGACCAAAGATGGTCAGACCGAATTCAACAAGGAGCTGGCTACCACGCTGATCAATCAGGGGCTGGTCGATGATAAAACCAAAGCCTTGCTGCAAGATACGCTCGATTGGGCTGATCAGATGGAGAAGGCCAAAGCCGCGATTAAAGAGATCGTTCGTGATCTAGTCGGTGGTCTGGGGGATAAACTGCGTGATAACCTCGTCAATGCCTTCAAAGAGGGTACCGATGCCGCGACCGCCTTTGGCAGCGCCGTAAGTGATATACTAGAAAATCTAGTTACCAAGATGCTGTTTTCTCAGGCGTTCAATGGGGTCTTAACGGACTTGCAGGAGGAAATGTCAAAATCGCTAGATACTCAAAACGGGGGCGATGGTTCCGTTATTGATGATTTTCAGCGGTTCAACGAAAACTCGAAAGAATCACTTGAGCAGTACAATCTATGGCTCAAGCAATTTCAGGATGCCGCAGCCGCATCGGGCATTAGCGTGTTGAAGCCAACAAATTCTACAACCTCAACTCCTAATTCTGTGTCAGGTGCCATCAAGAGTATCACGGAAGAAACGGCGGGAATCCTTGCAAGTCAAATCGGGGCTATCCGAATCACTCAGGCTGATACAAATCAAGCTGTGCGCGAATCACTGGTCTTTTTAAGCAACATTTCCTCAAACAGCAATTATCTATCTTATTTGAAATCAATGGACGAACGGCTTGGCAGGATAGAATCGAATGGCAAGTCAGATCCACTTAGGGCGAAAGGCGTTTAA
- a CDS encoding glycosyltransferase family 17 protein, producing MKKEKPALLLLFLLLTGCFNPDKYLQPVDYKDLVQFVRPLSRTIVADDSSSTLVEVTFPANVTDSNKTVTINTTTGYFADNGKRSIQLPSKIIKSEGENKRVSSVRLKGGVIEGDAIITAKVGDTPSADTLTVKFLKAYPTQIKLDLSSFSVKSSFGSELTLTATVSRKKGKPSVGNLVSFSVINALSGNSIGEFRSLNDLSNDKGVATVIFGIKDDCCIGDARAVVSVKDSLGNTLTTSKNIAITK from the coding sequence ATGAAAAAAGAAAAACCTGCACTACTTCTTTTATTCTTGCTTTTAACTGGTTGCTTTAATCCAGACAAATATTTGCAACCTGTAGACTACAAGGATTTAGTTCAATTTGTGCGTCCATTAAGTAGAACAATTGTTGCAGATGATAGCTCATCTACTTTGGTTGAAGTTACATTTCCTGCTAATGTAACGGATAGCAATAAAACTGTAACTATCAATACAACCACAGGCTATTTCGCGGATAACGGGAAAAGATCTATTCAACTACCATCAAAGATCATAAAATCGGAAGGTGAAAATAAGCGAGTTTCTAGCGTTCGCTTAAAGGGAGGAGTCATAGAAGGAGATGCAATTATAACAGCAAAAGTTGGTGATACGCCCTCTGCGGATACGTTAACAGTTAAATTTTTAAAAGCTTATCCGACGCAAATCAAACTTGATTTAAGCTCATTCTCGGTGAAATCAAGCTTCGGTAGCGAACTTACACTAACCGCTACAGTTAGTAGAAAAAAAGGTAAGCCTTCAGTTGGCAACCTAGTTTCGTTCTCAGTAATTAATGCATTGTCAGGAAATTCAATTGGAGAGTTTAGGTCACTAAATGATCTCTCAAATGATAAAGGGGTGGCCACTGTTATCTTCGGAATTAAAGATGATTGTTGTATAGGCGACGCGAGAGCAGTTGTGTCAGTGAAGGATTCACTGGGTAACACCCTGACTACTTCAAAAAATATAGCTATCACTAAATAG
- a CDS encoding GIY-YIG nuclease family protein: MGLKPTNSLFSQEQELTIIQAYINGKTLVNLAKQYSCSKTTIHRILDGAGVVRRKQNKSAIPKVQTWTCVIDPTPLPECRFPGIYKFTNRINGKIYIGQSRNIHLRYKEHRKDNVNSHSTGLSPALKKYSIDSFNFEVLERVDNLAKLNEREQYWLDFYQSYNKAKGYNRAKVATNFALGCKHSTEANDAKGDRQRAYYALNPSKNIGRKASEETRKKIAEARKRNPFTKEQLNQISAIRVVKMTKRVAQINIETSQVIRVWESVTAIQQSLDIPASCIRYTCRGFSSNKYGRYEKTTHAGYRWEYTELESGIYDKSHIVRVKNVRGKGIAQIDLNTGEVVRMWDNAPQVTKELGLNAESIKNACRGFYVNKSGRHHKVLHAGFKWEYVS, from the coding sequence ATGGGATTAAAACCAACCAATAGCTTATTCAGTCAAGAACAGGAATTGACCATTATTCAGGCTTATATAAATGGCAAAACGCTTGTAAACCTTGCTAAGCAGTATAGTTGCTCTAAAACCACTATCCATCGCATACTGGATGGAGCCGGGGTAGTTCGCCGTAAACAGAATAAATCAGCAATACCCAAAGTTCAAACATGGACTTGCGTAATAGACCCAACTCCCCTTCCTGAATGTCGATTCCCCGGCATTTATAAATTTACTAATCGCATTAACGGTAAAATTTATATTGGACAGTCCCGCAATATTCATCTAAGATACAAGGAGCATAGAAAGGACAATGTCAATTCTCACTCGACAGGACTTTCCCCCGCCTTGAAAAAGTACAGCATTGACAGCTTTAACTTTGAAGTATTAGAGCGAGTTGATAATCTAGCGAAACTTAATGAGCGCGAACAGTATTGGCTGGATTTTTACCAATCTTACAATAAGGCTAAGGGGTATAATCGGGCAAAGGTAGCCACTAATTTTGCTTTGGGTTGCAAACACTCGACAGAGGCAAATGATGCCAAAGGTGATCGACAGAGAGCTTACTACGCCTTAAATCCTAGTAAAAATATTGGACGAAAAGCATCAGAGGAAACCCGAAAAAAAATAGCAGAAGCGAGAAAGCGAAACCCATTTACAAAGGAGCAGCTTAACCAAATTTCAGCGATACGAGTAGTTAAGATGACCAAAAGAGTTGCCCAGATAAATATTGAAACATCTCAAGTAATACGGGTATGGGAAAGCGTAACGGCAATTCAGCAATCATTGGACATTCCGGCCAGCTGTATAAGATATACCTGTCGGGGCTTTTCCAGCAACAAATATGGCCGTTACGAAAAGACCACTCACGCGGGTTACAGATGGGAGTATACCGAATTGGAGTCCGGTATATATGATAAAAGCCATATAGTTAGAGTTAAGAATGTGAGAGGTAAGGGGATCGCTCAGATTGATCTAAATACCGGAGAAGTTGTGCGGATGTGGGACAATGCACCGCAAGTAACGAAAGAACTTGGTTTGAATGCAGAGTCTATTAAAAATGCCTGTCGCGGTTTTTATGTCAATAAATCAGGCCGTCACCACAAGGTTTTGCACGCTGGCTTTAAATGGGAGTATGTCAGCTAG
- a CDS encoding HNH endonuclease, translated as MNKDKGLSTTALVRYIRRLDEYQEWKRSVFIRDRFTCQVCGKRNGRKIIIEAHHIRELSTLVKTHAITSVDEAIACPALWQISNGQTLCRTCHEQTDSFPKNFVKPVKKKYKQWD; from the coding sequence ATGAACAAAGATAAAGGGTTATCCACTACGGCACTTGTTCGGTACATCCGTCGGCTGGATGAGTATCAGGAATGGAAGAGGTCTGTATTTATCCGGGACCGGTTTACGTGTCAAGTGTGCGGCAAACGCAATGGGCGAAAGATCATCATCGAAGCGCACCATATCAGGGAACTATCAACACTGGTAAAGACTCACGCGATTACCAGTGTTGATGAGGCTATAGCGTGCCCGGCCTTATGGCAAATTTCCAACGGGCAAACCCTGTGCCGTACCTGCCATGAACAAACGGATAGCTTTCCTAAGAACTTTGTTAAACCTGTTAAAAAGAAATATAAACAATGGGATTAA
- a CDS encoding helix-turn-helix transcriptional regulator encodes MRDLKNLDDAALAVLSIALNGYQEHEKTNTYVSRMFLDISELLVGSIQDLSIWGIRDLLAKENKRRARTVTVRVVSPTDFEGIGKLGKQELLVLRLIGQGQRSEDIVRLLSISYRTLANHKAHIAAKLGLGSARDILKFAIDNLMIL; translated from the coding sequence ATGAGAGACTTGAAAAATCTGGACGATGCGGCTTTGGCCGTGTTGTCCATAGCCCTCAATGGCTATCAGGAACACGAAAAAACTAATACGTACGTGTCTCGTATGTTTCTGGACATTAGCGAGCTACTCGTTGGTTCCATTCAGGATTTGAGCATTTGGGGCATTCGGGATTTACTGGCAAAAGAAAATAAACGACGGGCAAGAACTGTAACGGTACGGGTGGTGTCACCGACGGACTTTGAGGGTATAGGCAAGCTGGGTAAACAGGAATTGCTTGTGCTTCGGCTCATCGGCCAGGGCCAGCGGAGCGAGGATATAGTTAGACTGCTCAGCATTTCGTACCGCACACTGGCAAACCACAAGGCTCATATAGCCGCAAAGCTAGGCTTAGGCAGCGCACGGGACATACTCAAGTTTGCCATTGATAACCTGATGATCTTATGA
- a CDS encoding helix-turn-helix domain-containing protein yields the protein MGDSKEKIGLLIRAARKQKGLTQKELGEKLGLAESTVTNYEAGKQNLTLDTLDKIAEALQVKLNISLK from the coding sequence ATGGGAGATAGTAAAGAGAAAATTGGGCTGCTTATTAGAGCGGCTAGAAAGCAGAAAGGATTAACTCAGAAAGAACTAGGCGAAAAGTTGGGGTTGGCGGAATCAACTGTAACTAACTACGAGGCAGGTAAGCAGAATCTTACTCTTGACACATTAGATAAAATAGCGGAAGCACTACAAGTTAAATTAAACATATCCTTGAAATGA
- a CDS encoding DUF2971 domain-containing protein, with product MNKKEIEEAERMLFNVPIGENPKIWRYMDFTKYVSMLNSSKLHLTRCDQFEDQYEGYTPKQEVLKRLEEFKKEHTDKHKYTPEQSSELLKWVWEKFQRQYIFINCWHMNEYESAAMWKLYAKSNEAISIQTTYDKLRNALPMSCHVGKVKYIDYQVYTKEKDEKTYNVMFKRKSFEHEKELRVCYADVYDFEQAIKNPDSFEQDNPRTYEQVPINLSEIIEAVLIAPGAPRWFSDLVEDVTEKFDCHFPIIHSDLNKGPIY from the coding sequence ATGAATAAAAAGGAAATAGAAGAGGCAGAAAGGATGCTTTTCAATGTCCCAATTGGCGAAAATCCTAAAATATGGCGGTATATGGACTTTACTAAATATGTCTCAATGCTTAATAGTAGTAAACTTCATTTAACCAGATGCGATCAATTTGAAGATCAGTATGAAGGATATACTCCAAAACAGGAAGTTCTCAAGAGATTAGAAGAATTCAAAAAAGAACACACCGATAAGCATAAGTATACGCCGGAGCAATCATCAGAACTATTGAAATGGGTGTGGGAGAAGTTCCAGCGTCAGTATATATTCATTAATTGCTGGCACATGAACGAGTATGAGTCAGCAGCGATGTGGAAGTTATATGCTAAGTCTAATGAGGCAATATCTATTCAAACTACTTATGATAAATTAAGAAATGCCTTGCCGATGAGTTGTCATGTAGGCAAAGTAAAATATATCGATTATCAGGTTTATACAAAAGAAAAAGACGAAAAGACTTATAATGTAATGTTTAAGCGAAAGTCTTTTGAGCATGAAAAAGAATTGCGTGTTTGCTATGCAGATGTTTATGATTTTGAGCAGGCTATAAAAAACCCCGACTCTTTTGAGCAAGACAACCCGCGTACTTACGAACAAGTACCGATCAATTTAAGTGAGATAATTGAGGCTGTATTAATTGCCCCTGGTGCGCCAAGATGGTTCAGCGACTTAGTTGAAGACGTAACCGAGAAATTTGATTGCCATTTCCCTATTATACATTCAGACTTGAACAAGGGGCCAATTTATTGA
- a CDS encoding DNA-methyltransferase: protein MIAAEHENSTSAYDGINKYEGVSSKGNDWAVYNGDSQEVLKQLTSDQFDCVVTSPPYFWLRDYGYEGQIGLEESVDEFIENLCLTFDEIYRVMKPSGVFFLNIGDTYYSGKGESKGVDKKSSKRRFGLRAVDKSGGLGIGIRPKSLIGIPWRVATEMIRRGWVLRSTIIWYRKHALPESVRDRPRRSYEFVFMMTKHKDYYFNREPLKEVEQEDMWTITARPKSQNLGTAPYPDELVERCLSIGCPNSGLVLDPFLGSGTTARVALNMGRDVVGIDLSKEFCEYTVNQLQSL, encoded by the coding sequence ATGATCGCCGCTGAACACGAAAATAGTACCTCCGCCTATGATGGTATTAATAAATACGAAGGAGTAAGTAGTAAAGGAAACGATTGGGCCGTTTATAATGGTGATTCTCAAGAGGTGTTAAAGCAGCTAACAAGTGACCAATTTGACTGTGTAGTGACATCTCCCCCCTATTTTTGGCTAAGAGATTATGGGTATGAAGGTCAGATAGGATTAGAAGAATCAGTAGACGAGTTTATCGAAAATCTCTGTTTGACGTTTGATGAGATTTATAGAGTCATGAAACCTTCCGGTGTTTTTTTCTTAAATATTGGTGATACCTACTATTCAGGAAAAGGAGAATCGAAAGGCGTAGACAAAAAAAGTAGTAAACGTAGATTTGGCCTCAGAGCAGTTGATAAAAGTGGTGGGCTGGGTATTGGCATAAGACCTAAATCTTTGATAGGTATTCCATGGCGAGTCGCTACGGAAATGATTCGTAGGGGGTGGGTTTTGAGAAGTACTATAATTTGGTATAGAAAGCATGCATTGCCCGAATCGGTTAGAGATAGGCCAAGAAGAAGTTATGAGTTTGTATTTATGATGACAAAACATAAGGATTATTATTTCAATAGAGAGCCTTTAAAAGAGGTTGAACAGGAAGATATGTGGACTATAACCGCTAGACCAAAATCTCAAAATCTTGGTACGGCGCCATATCCGGATGAACTAGTTGAAAGATGTTTAAGCATTGGTTGTCCAAATTCAGGGTTGGTATTAGATCCATTTCTTGGGAGCGGGACAACGGCCAGAGTTGCTCTAAATATGGGGCGTGATGTAGTTGGGATTGATTTAAGTAAAGAATTCTGTGAGTACACAGTGAATCAATTGCAATCTTTATAG